A stretch of Nitrospira sp. DNA encodes these proteins:
- a CDS encoding glycosyltransferase family 9 protein, producing MTRQVLIVNVTRMGDLVQMGTLLARLQEEWPGAAVDLIVDRRFAAVASLLTGLREILPFDFHALIDDSRVAAKSAVSLYRDMALWAAPMVARRYDRIINLTFNRPSALLSTYIGAPDIRGARAAWDGASVIENGWMGYFTDMHRFRSLNRFNLVDVYALGGSRAGAFAPLSVTVTPQAKDWAKRFLAAPPDAPAEWIAVQAGASDVMKAWRPHHFGQTLAQFSLRWAGGIVLIGTPSEQETIAQVVQAYRAASGRQPLVSAAGHTTLEQLVGLLAECRLLLTNDTGPMHLAVGVKTPVIDLSVGHVDFRETGPHGPGHWVIQPELDCAPCGFDRVCGHQTCKDRIPTGMVADLMRHVVGQGPVPASEPGYGVYESGIDEDQLGTFRPVGITGTSDRDWYSRFWRRYWYEWLTGTASRIPADPGLPSDAEQAAQHIAGMLPEVEQLCRQAEGIVRAVSAAPSSLLSLQRAQAALRDRVVDIGLAAAASSPVTAVFWRMIHNDDVRGLDRMAQHHAQAYRQWQRQLTDVHRRLTQRTHPAAVRPLPMLRGTVAAY from the coding sequence ATGACGCGGCAGGTGCTGATCGTGAACGTGACCCGGATGGGCGATCTCGTCCAGATGGGGACGCTTCTGGCGCGGCTGCAGGAAGAATGGCCGGGGGCCGCGGTCGATTTGATTGTCGACCGGCGATTCGCCGCAGTCGCCTCGCTGTTGACCGGACTGCGAGAGATTCTTCCCTTCGACTTTCATGCTCTGATCGACGACAGCCGTGTCGCGGCGAAAAGCGCCGTGTCCCTTTATCGGGACATGGCCCTGTGGGCGGCTCCGATGGTGGCGCGCCGGTACGACCGGATTATCAACCTGACGTTCAATCGGCCCAGCGCGCTGCTCAGCACCTACATCGGCGCGCCGGATATCCGCGGCGCCCGCGCGGCTTGGGATGGGGCGAGCGTGATCGAGAACGGCTGGATGGGCTATTTCACCGACATGCACCGGTTCCGGTCATTGAACCGTTTCAATCTGGTCGATGTGTATGCGCTCGGCGGCAGCCGAGCTGGGGCGTTTGCCCCCTTGTCGGTGACCGTCACGCCGCAGGCCAAAGACTGGGCAAAGCGATTTCTTGCCGCGCCGCCCGATGCGCCGGCCGAGTGGATTGCGGTCCAGGCGGGGGCCAGCGATGTGATGAAGGCCTGGCGGCCTCATCATTTCGGACAGACGCTGGCGCAGTTCAGCCTCCGATGGGCCGGAGGCATCGTCTTGATCGGCACCCCTTCCGAGCAGGAGACCATCGCCCAGGTGGTGCAGGCCTATCGGGCTGCCAGCGGACGGCAGCCGCTGGTGAGCGCCGCGGGCCACACCACGTTGGAGCAGCTTGTCGGACTGCTGGCCGAATGCCGCCTCCTGCTCACCAACGATACAGGGCCCATGCACCTGGCCGTGGGCGTCAAGACGCCGGTCATCGATCTGTCCGTGGGGCACGTGGATTTCCGCGAGACCGGACCGCATGGACCGGGCCATTGGGTGATCCAGCCGGAGTTGGACTGCGCGCCCTGCGGGTTCGACCGAGTCTGCGGGCACCAGACCTGTAAAGACCGCATTCCGACCGGCATGGTCGCCGACCTCATGCGGCATGTGGTGGGGCAGGGGCCGGTGCCAGCTTCTGAACCGGGCTATGGTGTGTATGAATCAGGCATTGACGAAGATCAGTTGGGCACCTTCCGGCCTGTGGGAATCACCGGGACATCGGATCGGGACTGGTACAGCCGGTTTTGGCGCCGCTATTGGTACGAATGGCTCACGGGCACTGCCAGCCGGATTCCCGCAGATCCCGGTTTGCCGTCGGACGCCGAGCAGGCCGCCCAGCACATCGCCGGGATGTTGCCGGAGGTCGAACAGTTGTGCCGCCAGGCCGAGGGAATTGTCCGGGCGGTTTCGGCGGCGCCCTCGTCCTTGCTCTCCTTGCAACGGGCGCAAGCGGCGTTGCGAGACCGGGTGGTAGACATTGGCTTGGCGGCGGCAGCCAGTTCCCCTGTGACCGCCGTCTTCTGGCGGATGATTCACAATGACGATGTCCGGGGACTGGATCGGATGGCCCAGCACCATGCGCAAGCCTATCGGCAGTGGCAACGGCAGCTGACCGATGTGCATCGCCGTCTGACCCAGCGGACGCATCCGGCTGCTGTGCGGCCATTGCCAATGCTCAGAGGAACCGTCGCTGCCTATTGA
- a CDS encoding flagellin — translation MALIINNNPASIAAQRNLSVNTGGLQRSVERLSSGLRITRAADDAAGLGLSESLRAQVRSINQATRNASDGISLTQIADGAAATIGSLLSRMRELSSQSASGTVGATERSYIDQEFVALRSEIDRIAQTTEFNGQALTSGSSITFSVQIGFRSGSGNTLSLDLNDISLSSLSMSSVNVSTSAAAQSALGNIDNAISAVATARAEYGSLQNRFEATISNLQITSENLTAAESRIRDADVAYETSQFTKNQILVQTGISVLAQANTLPQQALALLRG, via the coding sequence ATGGCACTTATCATTAACAACAACCCGGCGTCGATTGCAGCCCAGAGGAACCTGTCAGTCAACACCGGGGGCTTGCAGCGGTCGGTCGAACGGCTCTCATCCGGCTTGCGCATCACCCGCGCCGCGGATGATGCCGCCGGTCTCGGTTTGTCCGAGTCGTTGCGCGCTCAGGTTCGCAGTATCAATCAGGCGACCCGGAACGCCTCCGACGGCATCAGCTTGACGCAGATCGCCGACGGCGCGGCCGCCACGATCGGGTCCTTGCTGTCTCGTATGCGCGAACTGTCGTCACAGTCCGCCAGCGGCACGGTCGGCGCCACCGAACGTTCGTACATCGATCAGGAGTTCGTGGCGTTGCGGTCGGAAATCGATCGTATTGCGCAGACCACGGAATTCAACGGCCAGGCGCTGACGAGCGGCAGCTCGATCACGTTCTCCGTGCAGATCGGCTTCCGGAGCGGTTCCGGCAACACGTTGTCGCTGGACTTGAACGACATCTCGCTCTCGTCCTTGAGCATGAGCTCGGTGAACGTGTCCACCTCTGCGGCGGCGCAGAGCGCGTTGGGAAACATCGACAATGCGATCAGCGCCGTGGCGACGGCTCGCGCCGAATACGGGTCACTCCAGAACCGGTTCGAAGCGACCATTTCCAACCTGCAGATCACGAGTGAAAACCTCACGGCTGCAGAGTCGCGCATCCGCGATGCGGACGTGGCGTATGAAACCTCGCAATTCACCAAGAACCAGATCCTGGTGCAGACCGGTATCTCTGTGCTCGCACAGGCGAATACCTTGCCGCAACAGGCGCTGGCCTTGTTGAGAGGTTAG
- a CDS encoding flagellar protein FlaG has product MITPVNKTADLLTTPHQGGEPADAAAPKPAAARMQPGSEQTPSDPIERATLDQAVAKVSDLIKTTDAKLRLEVDDDTKRVIVKVFNEESGEVIRQFPAKEILELAKYLSGSKGVLLAEQA; this is encoded by the coding sequence ATGATTACACCGGTCAACAAGACGGCGGATCTCCTGACCACGCCCCATCAGGGGGGTGAACCGGCAGATGCAGCGGCTCCCAAGCCGGCTGCCGCACGGATGCAACCTGGTTCCGAGCAGACGCCATCCGACCCGATCGAGCGAGCCACGCTCGATCAGGCGGTGGCCAAGGTCAGCGATCTCATCAAGACGACGGATGCGAAGTTGAGGCTGGAAGTCGATGACGATACGAAACGCGTCATCGTCAAGGTGTTCAACGAAGAATCTGGCGAAGTGATCCGCCAGTTTCCGGCGAAGGAAATTCTCGAGCTGGCGAAATATTTGTCCGGCTCGAAAGGCGTGCTCCTCGCGGAGCAGGCCTGA
- the fliD gene encoding flagellar filament capping protein FliD, which produces MATISFGGLGNGLDFGQVVDQLVKVAHLPVDRLTEKKATLNSKSTDYATLSTKLIMLQSAADKLRLATSFDRSATSVSDDTLVSATGSSTASPGTYTLKITQLAQAHQVVSKAAKTVAATTTDIVSGASGTFTFKVGTGSNQTVSLSATATLDDLKTAINDLGAGVTASIINTGSDTTPAYRLALTSNSTGASNGITVVADDTDLDMVATGVDTLQAAQDATVVVGSSATVTLTRSSNTITDAIPGVTLTLTGTTSGTSTVQVNVTRDVSAVKANITAVATAYNDVVKFINERNTYDVTTKKGGLFFNEPTVKTVLSKIRTALSSTVSGVSTLGSTGEIGFKTERDGTITVDAAKLDSVLSSSYTAVKNLFIKQTGITGVAQLMSDAVDVLDDVTNGPLTLRKSGLTKQISSLTDEIAKKEDAISQYETRLKAQYAALDGLLSQLKSQSNYLSSVSSSR; this is translated from the coding sequence ATGGCGACCATCAGTTTCGGCGGGCTCGGCAACGGGCTCGATTTCGGGCAAGTCGTTGATCAGCTGGTCAAGGTCGCGCATTTGCCAGTTGATCGTCTGACCGAAAAGAAAGCCACCCTCAATTCGAAGTCCACGGACTATGCCACGCTCAGCACGAAGCTGATCATGCTGCAAAGCGCAGCCGACAAGCTGCGGCTGGCGACGTCATTCGATCGGTCCGCGACCAGCGTGTCGGATGACACGCTCGTCAGCGCGACAGGGTCTTCGACGGCCTCGCCGGGAACCTATACGCTGAAAATTACGCAACTGGCCCAAGCCCACCAGGTGGTCAGCAAAGCGGCCAAAACCGTCGCGGCGACGACGACGGATATTGTGTCAGGCGCCTCTGGGACCTTCACCTTTAAAGTAGGGACCGGGAGCAACCAAACGGTCAGTCTGAGCGCGACGGCGACGCTGGACGATCTCAAAACTGCGATCAATGACTTGGGAGCAGGGGTGACGGCCTCCATCATCAATACCGGCTCAGATACCACTCCGGCCTATCGTCTGGCTCTCACGTCGAATAGCACAGGGGCTTCGAACGGCATCACCGTCGTGGCCGATGACACGGATTTAGATATGGTGGCGACCGGTGTGGATACGCTGCAAGCGGCGCAGGACGCCACAGTCGTCGTTGGGAGCTCGGCAACGGTCACCCTGACCCGTAGCAGCAACACCATTACCGACGCCATTCCAGGCGTCACGCTGACGTTGACCGGCACGACGTCCGGCACCTCGACCGTCCAAGTCAATGTCACGCGGGATGTGAGCGCCGTGAAGGCCAACATTACGGCGGTGGCTACGGCCTATAACGATGTCGTCAAGTTCATCAACGAACGGAACACCTACGATGTGACGACCAAAAAAGGTGGCCTCTTTTTCAATGAGCCCACCGTCAAGACCGTTCTGTCGAAGATTCGAACGGCCCTGTCCTCGACTGTTTCCGGGGTGTCTACGCTTGGTTCCACCGGGGAGATCGGGTTTAAAACGGAGCGTGATGGTACCATTACCGTTGATGCCGCCAAGCTGGATAGTGTGTTGAGCAGCAGCTATACGGCGGTGAAGAATCTCTTTATCAAGCAAACCGGCATCACGGGCGTGGCTCAATTAATGAGCGATGCTGTCGATGTACTCGACGATGTCACGAATGGGCCGCTGACGCTCAGGAAATCAGGGCTGACCAAGCAAATCTCCAGCTTGACGGACGAGATCGCGAAAAAGGAAGACGCGATCTCTCAATACGAGACACGGTTGAAAGCGCAGTATGCGGCGCTCGATGGATTATTGAGCCAGCTGAAGAGCCAATCGAATTATCTCTCGTCCGTATCGTCGTCACGATAA
- the fliS gene encoding flagellar export chaperone FliS, which produces MLTQYANQYQQTQILTSSRVQLVVLLYDAAIQSIELSRRAIETNSLADKARFLGRAISIVGELDSVLDYEQGGDIAKSLHRLYDYMLAELIEANARNNMRKLDGPLRCLNTLREAWREVAAQHQAPLAMAR; this is translated from the coding sequence ATGCTCACACAATATGCCAATCAGTACCAGCAGACACAGATCCTGACCTCCTCACGGGTGCAACTGGTCGTCCTGCTCTATGACGCGGCGATTCAGTCCATTGAACTGTCCCGCCGAGCCATCGAGACCAACAGTCTGGCGGACAAGGCCCGATTTTTGGGGCGCGCCATCTCGATTGTTGGGGAGCTGGACAGCGTGCTGGATTATGAACAGGGCGGAGACATCGCCAAGTCGCTGCACCGGCTCTACGATTACATGCTGGCGGAACTGATCGAGGCCAATGCCCGGAACAACATGCGGAAGCTCGACGGGCCTCTCCGTTGCCTGAACACCTTGCGTGAGGCCTGGCGGGAAGTGGCGGCACAACACCAAGCGCCCCTGGCCATGGCCCGGTAG
- a CDS encoding diguanylate cyclase — translation MARHQPPSTVLLVGTAALHRDPRWRHVSAQGFTLVPVARAAFRLDQSLTPDVHAIVYQTEADMADTLAFLNEAAARQNDLCIILLGKHMKADSVALSLRRGAFDYISWPCTSARLTDAITSGLANRRTFLEVRNLSGELASANAALSHDRDMLKDYNQRLAGLNQLTQALAGSLNAEAVVQALFAGLPALIRADLIGVARSSPTQVWTWLSEPARDREAAVRAHLISRIERTHSRITAGATTLRMVHSRPLPIASTVTGAAGDGPTPDGLACDIPLVFGPHSHGVLHVARTGSTPFTEQEQQLLATIGTSLSLSLRNADTYQHIQELALRDPLTGVLNRRALDAPLAREFKAGLRYGTSACLMLLDLDYFKTVNDRLGHTAGDQVLKDLAKLMTDTVRDIDIVGRYGGEEFAVVLPHTSLEQAHALAERLRSLIERQAFRLEDGMVRTTVSIGLADAPHPAIASIADWIEAADSALYEAKAQGRNRVVVHSPVHLAPVQAAAICAAA, via the coding sequence ATGGCGAGACATCAGCCCCCTTCAACGGTGCTGCTGGTCGGCACGGCGGCCTTGCACAGAGACCCGCGCTGGCGGCATGTGTCCGCTCAAGGGTTCACCCTCGTGCCGGTGGCCCGCGCCGCATTCCGACTCGATCAATCGCTCACGCCGGACGTCCATGCCATCGTGTATCAGACAGAGGCAGACATGGCTGATACCTTGGCGTTCCTGAACGAAGCGGCCGCACGGCAAAACGATCTCTGCATCATATTGCTGGGGAAACACATGAAGGCCGATAGTGTGGCGCTCAGCCTCAGGCGCGGGGCCTTCGACTATATCAGCTGGCCCTGTACGAGCGCCCGGTTGACCGATGCGATCACCAGTGGCTTGGCGAACCGGCGGACGTTTCTCGAAGTCAGGAATCTGTCCGGCGAACTCGCCTCCGCGAATGCCGCGCTGTCGCACGACCGGGATATGTTGAAAGATTACAATCAGCGCCTGGCGGGGTTGAACCAGCTGACGCAGGCGCTCGCCGGGTCGCTCAACGCCGAAGCCGTCGTGCAGGCCTTATTTGCCGGTCTGCCGGCATTGATCAGAGCCGATCTGATCGGGGTGGCGCGCAGCAGTCCCACGCAAGTCTGGACCTGGCTGAGCGAGCCGGCGCGGGACCGAGAAGCCGCGGTGCGCGCGCATCTGATCAGCCGGATCGAGCGCACGCACAGCCGGATCACGGCCGGTGCGACGACATTACGAATGGTGCATTCGCGGCCGCTGCCGATTGCCTCCACGGTCACCGGCGCCGCGGGGGACGGACCGACTCCGGACGGCTTGGCCTGCGACATTCCGCTTGTGTTCGGGCCGCATAGCCACGGCGTCCTCCATGTCGCGCGCACCGGCTCCACGCCGTTTACCGAACAAGAGCAGCAGCTCCTGGCGACCATCGGCACGTCCTTGTCGCTGAGCTTGCGCAATGCCGACACTTACCAGCACATTCAGGAATTGGCCTTGCGCGACCCGCTCACCGGCGTGCTCAATCGGCGCGCGCTCGATGCGCCGCTCGCGCGTGAGTTCAAGGCGGGGTTGCGCTACGGCACCTCCGCGTGTCTCATGCTGCTGGATCTGGACTATTTTAAAACAGTGAACGATCGGCTCGGCCACACCGCCGGCGATCAGGTGCTCAAAGACCTGGCGAAACTGATGACCGACACGGTGCGCGACATCGATATCGTCGGCCGATATGGCGGAGAAGAGTTTGCCGTCGTGTTGCCGCATACGTCGCTGGAGCAGGCCCACGCCCTGGCCGAACGGTTGCGCAGCCTCATTGAGCGGCAGGCCTTCAGGCTTGAGGATGGAATGGTGCGCACGACTGTCAGCATCGGGCTGGCGGATGCGCCGCATCCCGCGATCGCCTCCATTGCCGACTGGATCGAGGCGGCGGACAGCGCGCTGTACGAGGCCAAGGCGCAAGGGCGCAACCGCGTCGTCGTGCACAGCCCAGTGCATCTGGCGCCCGTGCAGGCGGCGGCGATTTGCGCGGCGGCCTGA
- a CDS encoding PilZ domain-containing protein, translating to MAVPAHNDSAVRSAADTDERREWIRIDDHLLLEYRLVSDPPDAPPPGLSPVTEEMVSAAINKPTADLLARSGELLAESTLLPWMMKIDWLMEVLLKAIAHTQPNSIAIARLTAVNISGGGISFASTRMFREDDHLALKIILPPFTPVHTVAKVIRAAPLPQNQGCDLATEFVDLSADNQEHIIRHIIHLQAERLRARRQQR from the coding sequence ATGGCGGTTCCAGCACACAACGATTCGGCGGTACGCAGCGCAGCGGATACGGACGAACGCCGCGAGTGGATCCGCATCGATGATCACCTATTGTTGGAATACCGCCTGGTGAGCGATCCTCCGGATGCGCCCCCGCCTGGCCTGTCTCCGGTGACGGAAGAAATGGTCTCCGCGGCGATCAACAAGCCGACCGCAGATCTGCTGGCGCGATCGGGAGAGTTGCTGGCCGAGTCCACGCTGCTGCCCTGGATGATGAAAATCGATTGGCTGATGGAAGTGCTGCTGAAAGCGATTGCGCACACCCAGCCGAACAGCATTGCCATCGCCAGGCTGACCGCCGTGAATATCAGCGGTGGCGGGATCAGTTTTGCATCCACACGGATGTTTCGGGAAGACGATCATCTTGCGTTGAAGATCATCCTTCCCCCCTTCACCCCGGTTCACACGGTCGCAAAAGTTATTCGCGCGGCGCCGCTGCCGCAGAACCAGGGGTGCGATCTCGCCACGGAATTTGTCGATCTCTCCGCCGATAATCAGGAACACATCATCCGGCACATCATTCATCTCCAAGCCGAACGGCTTCGTGCCCGCCGCCAGCAGCGCTAG
- a CDS encoding P-loop NTPase has translation MTKIVSIASGKGGVGKSVVAANLALLLAQRGQRVVLADLDLGGADSHILFGLGNPPLTLTDFIDHRVPALADVAQPLPVHQNLRIIPGTGDTLATANLAYSKKKRLIRHFQELDTDVIVADIGAGTSYHALDFFLMADHHLAVATPDPTSVLDLYRFIKLAAIRLVLSSFLARDVVAEALADRDYSSVEEVLDVAGKTDEAGRGIAESALRSFQPALILNRVAGRARVNVPQLRKLLKEYVGGDLTLLGEIPDDPAMDRAVRSYRPVTVSEPNAPSAAALNRIADALLPILAAAPKQAA, from the coding sequence ATGACAAAAATTGTCTCTATCGCATCCGGAAAAGGCGGCGTTGGAAAAAGTGTAGTGGCGGCCAATCTGGCCCTCTTATTGGCTCAACGCGGCCAGCGGGTCGTCCTGGCCGATCTGGACCTTGGCGGGGCCGACAGCCACATTCTCTTCGGCCTAGGCAATCCCCCGCTGACGCTCACCGATTTTATAGACCATCGCGTCCCGGCACTGGCGGATGTGGCCCAGCCGCTTCCCGTGCACCAGAATTTGCGGATTATTCCCGGCACCGGTGATACTCTGGCGACGGCCAATCTTGCCTATTCGAAAAAGAAACGCCTGATTCGCCATTTTCAAGAACTGGACACCGATGTGATCGTGGCCGATATCGGCGCTGGGACCAGCTACCATGCCCTCGATTTCTTTTTGATGGCCGACCATCATCTCGCCGTGGCGACGCCGGATCCGACCTCGGTGCTGGATTTGTACCGCTTCATCAAATTGGCGGCGATTCGCCTGGTTCTCTCCTCCTTTCTTGCCCGCGACGTGGTGGCGGAAGCCTTGGCGGATCGCGATTACTCCAGTGTAGAGGAAGTGCTGGATGTGGCCGGCAAAACGGACGAAGCAGGCCGGGGGATCGCGGAATCGGCGCTCCGGTCATTCCAGCCAGCCCTGATCCTGAACCGCGTGGCAGGCCGAGCACGGGTGAATGTGCCGCAACTCCGCAAGCTCCTCAAGGAATATGTCGGCGGCGATTTGACGCTGCTGGGTGAAATCCCTGACGATCCGGCCATGGACCGCGCGGTGCGCAGCTATCGGCCGGTAACCGTCAGCGAACCGAACGCCCCGTCGGCGGCAGCCTTGAATCGGATTGCGGATGCCCTCCTGCCCATCCTGGCAGCCGCACCCAAGCAAGCCGCGTAA
- a CDS encoding helix-turn-helix domain-containing protein: MTVMEVAQFLRVPKSTVYKLARIGELPASKIGKHWRFLRRDIHDWMHSRSLAA; encoded by the coding sequence ATGACGGTGATGGAAGTCGCCCAATTTCTGCGGGTGCCCAAATCGACCGTCTACAAGCTCGCGCGGATCGGCGAATTGCCGGCGTCGAAGATCGGGAAGCATTGGCGCTTCCTGCGGCGCGACATCCATGACTGGATGCATAGCCGGTCCCTGGCGGCCTAG
- a CDS encoding chemotaxis response regulator CheY: MPADPNMKILIVDDMATMRRIVKNILKQLGFGNTEEAENGQEGLQKLQADSSYGFVVSDWNMPVMTGIDMLRAIRADEKLKAIPVLMVTAEAQQANLVEAIQAGVSNYIVKPFTAETMQEKMGKIFK, from the coding sequence ATGCCTGCAGATCCAAACATGAAAATCCTGATTGTCGATGACATGGCGACCATGCGGCGAATTGTCAAAAATATCCTGAAGCAATTGGGATTCGGCAATACGGAAGAGGCCGAGAACGGCCAGGAAGGCTTGCAGAAATTGCAGGCCGATTCCTCCTACGGGTTCGTCGTGTCCGACTGGAATATGCCGGTCATGACCGGCATCGACATGCTGCGGGCGATCCGCGCCGACGAAAAACTCAAAGCGATTCCCGTGCTCATGGTGACGGCCGAAGCCCAGCAGGCCAACCTGGTCGAAGCGATTCAGGCGGGGGTGAGCAACTACATCGTGAAGCCGTTTACGGCCGAAACGATGCAGGAAAAGATGGGGAAGATCTTCAAATAG
- a CDS encoding protein phosphatase CheZ, producing MQNGTNKLYEELGELARFVESAMRKLSEVGRPIMSSSNELPMAATHLTDLNKMTEDGTLEVMRLTEMIQDNRSRAVKELAAIVETLEAVDCSSLARRVKKISLDLGQDDKHLTEIMTALSFQDLVAQRVKKLVTIIDDVQGKLMELVVVFGIQQNAGDPVVAGKAGEMLKQLEETKMTSMKQNVADDILAQFGFK from the coding sequence GTGCAGAACGGCACCAATAAATTATACGAAGAACTGGGCGAATTGGCCCGCTTTGTGGAATCCGCCATGCGGAAGCTCAGCGAGGTCGGCAGGCCGATCATGTCCAGCAGCAACGAACTCCCGATGGCCGCCACCCATCTGACCGACCTGAATAAAATGACCGAGGATGGCACGCTGGAAGTGATGCGGCTGACGGAAATGATTCAGGACAACCGCAGCCGGGCCGTCAAAGAGCTGGCCGCCATCGTGGAAACGCTGGAAGCCGTCGATTGCTCCAGCCTTGCCCGGCGCGTCAAGAAAATCTCGCTCGACTTGGGGCAGGACGACAAGCACCTCACCGAAATCATGACGGCCCTGTCGTTTCAGGATTTGGTGGCCCAGCGGGTCAAAAAACTGGTGACGATCATCGACGACGTGCAAGGCAAGTTGATGGAACTCGTCGTGGTGTTTGGAATTCAGCAAAACGCCGGGGATCCGGTTGTGGCGGGGAAGGCCGGCGAGATGCTCAAGCAGCTGGAGGAAACGAAAATGACCTCCATGAAGCAGAACGTCGCCGACGATATTCTCGCCCAGTTCGGATTCAAGTAA
- a CDS encoding flagellar motor protein translates to MDIATILGIVLALGSIIGGQALEGGHLGSIMQLTAFIIVMGGTIGACCVQNPLSVVIKAIGSLGLVIGNPHNDLKGTIKLILDLANVSRKQGLLALEAKLKDIKDPFFRKGVQLIVDGTDPKAVHEILEIEMEHHEEEGILAAKVWEAAGGYAPTVGILGAVLGLIHVMENLADPSKLGGGIAVAFVATVYGVGAANLFFLPFANKIKFKLKEEAGARNMIILGLVGLAQGENPRLLQEKLESFLPHGERTKEAKK, encoded by the coding sequence GTGGATATCGCAACCATCCTCGGCATTGTGCTCGCGCTGGGGTCGATCATCGGCGGCCAGGCGCTTGAAGGGGGCCATCTCGGCTCCATCATGCAGCTCACCGCCTTCATTATCGTCATGGGCGGCACCATCGGCGCCTGCTGCGTGCAAAACCCCTTGTCGGTCGTGATCAAAGCCATCGGATCGCTCGGTCTGGTGATCGGAAATCCGCACAATGACCTCAAAGGCACGATCAAGCTCATCCTGGATTTGGCGAATGTCTCGAGAAAGCAGGGCCTGCTGGCGCTTGAAGCGAAGCTCAAGGATATCAAGGATCCCTTTTTTAGAAAGGGGGTCCAGCTGATCGTGGACGGCACCGATCCCAAGGCCGTGCATGAAATCCTCGAAATCGAAATGGAGCACCATGAAGAAGAAGGGATTCTGGCGGCCAAAGTGTGGGAAGCGGCCGGCGGATATGCTCCGACCGTCGGCATTCTTGGCGCCGTGCTGGGCTTGATTCACGTAATGGAAAACCTCGCCGATCCCTCGAAGCTCGGCGGCGGCATCGCCGTGGCGTTCGTCGCCACCGTCTACGGCGTCGGCGCGGCCAACCTCTTTTTCTTGCCGTTTGCCAACAAGATCAAATTCAAGCTGAAAGAGGAAGCCGGCGCGCGGAACATGATCATCCTCGGCCTGGTGGGCCTGGCCCAGGGCGAAAATCCTCGGCTGCTGCAGGAAAAACTCGAAAGCTTCCTGCCGCACGGCGAACGGACGAAGGAAGCGAAGAAGTGA
- a CDS encoding flagellar motor protein MotB, whose amino-acid sequence MAKKKHEEHENHERWLVSYADFITLLFAFFVVMYSVSAVNEGKFRTVSESIKAALNPFPAPPTSMQPFVMGDNKPASINPPLLDAKEPVIRRIRDIVKTMLQTSQADRAPIVEERNGELVLTIPDAVLFKSGEATLLPEALPFLRALADVLVELNKQVRVEGHADNVPIRTVQFPSNWELSATRAVMIVRVLSELYGVPSNALSAVGYADARPVTDNLTPEHRAKNRRVEIAIMKQKDARRPSGDPAGPSAIEPAEDPAAAAATAPEVAPGATKENSAGTFK is encoded by the coding sequence ATGGCAAAGAAAAAACACGAAGAACACGAGAATCATGAGCGGTGGCTGGTGTCCTATGCGGACTTCATCACCTTGCTGTTTGCCTTCTTCGTCGTCATGTATTCCGTGTCCGCGGTCAACGAGGGAAAGTTTCGCACCGTTAGCGAATCCATCAAGGCGGCCCTGAACCCCTTTCCCGCTCCGCCGACCTCGATGCAGCCATTTGTCATGGGCGACAATAAGCCCGCTTCTATCAATCCGCCGCTGCTCGACGCCAAAGAGCCGGTCATCCGGCGGATTCGGGACATTGTCAAAACCATGCTGCAAACGTCGCAGGCCGACCGGGCGCCGATCGTCGAGGAGCGCAACGGCGAATTGGTCCTGACCATTCCGGATGCCGTCTTGTTCAAGAGCGGAGAAGCCACGCTGCTTCCGGAGGCCCTCCCGTTTCTCCGGGCTCTGGCCGATGTGCTGGTGGAATTGAACAAACAGGTGCGTGTCGAAGGGCATGCCGACAACGTACCAATCCGTACCGTGCAATTCCCCTCCAATTGGGAGCTGTCCGCGACCAGGGCGGTGATGATCGTGCGGGTGCTGAGCGAGTTATATGGGGTTCCATCCAATGCCTTGTCGGCGGTCGGCTATGCCGATGCGAGGCCGGTGACCGACAATTTGACCCCCGAGCATCGCGCCAAGAACCGGCGGGTGGAAATTGCCATTATGAAACAGAAGGATGCGCGAAGACCGTCCGGAGATCCTGCCGGGCCATCCGCGATAGAACCGGCAGAAGATCCAGCGGCGGCCGCCGCCACGGCTCCGGAGGTGGCGCCAGGCGCGACGAAAGAAAATAGTGCGGGCACATTCAAGTAA